The Pasteurella multocida genome contains a region encoding:
- the lexA gene encoding transcriptional repressor LexA has translation MKPFKALTARQQEVYDLLKRHLENTGMPPTRAEISKELGFRSPNAAEEHLKALARKGVIEIISGTSRGIRLLLEESESDENQGLPLVGRVAAGEPILAEQHIEGTYQVDANMFKPQANFLLKVYGQSMKNIGILDGDLLAVHSTKDVRNGQIVVARIEDEVTVKRLERKGSMIYLHAENEEFAPIVVDLNQQPNFEIEGIAVGIIRNNAWM, from the coding sequence ATGAAGCCATTTAAAGCATTGACCGCGCGTCAACAAGAAGTCTATGACTTGTTAAAACGTCATTTAGAAAATACAGGTATGCCGCCAACAAGGGCAGAAATTTCAAAAGAATTAGGTTTTCGCTCACCGAATGCGGCAGAAGAACATTTAAAAGCTTTAGCGCGTAAAGGCGTGATTGAGATTATTTCCGGGACATCCCGTGGTATTCGTTTATTGCTTGAAGAGAGCGAGAGTGATGAAAACCAAGGCTTACCTTTAGTCGGGCGTGTTGCCGCAGGTGAGCCGATTTTAGCGGAACAACATATTGAAGGAACGTATCAAGTCGATGCCAATATGTTTAAACCGCAAGCCAACTTTTTGTTGAAAGTCTACGGACAATCGATGAAAAACATTGGTATTTTAGATGGTGATCTGTTAGCAGTACATAGCACCAAAGATGTGCGTAATGGACAAATTGTCGTTGCTCGTATTGAGGATGAGGTGACGGTCAAACGTTTAGAACGTAAAGGCTCGATGATTTATCTGCATGCCGAAAATGAAGAATTTGCACCAATTGTGGTGGATTTAAACCAGCAGCCTAATTTTGAAATTGAAGGAATTGCTGTGGGGATTATCCGCAATAATGCTTGGATGTAA
- the rpsF gene encoding 30S ribosomal protein S6 has protein sequence MRHYEIVFMVHPDQSEQVPGMIERYTGSVKEAGGQVHRLEDWGRRQLAYPINKLHKAHYVLMNVEAPQEVIDELETTFRYNDAVLRNVIIRTKHAITEASPMVKAKDDRKALAEVENNDFEDAEE, from the coding sequence ATGCGACACTACGAAATCGTGTTTATGGTTCATCCGGACCAAAGCGAACAAGTACCAGGCATGATTGAACGTTATACAGGTTCTGTAAAAGAAGCTGGCGGTCAAGTTCATCGCTTAGAAGATTGGGGTCGTCGTCAATTAGCGTACCCAATCAACAAATTACACAAAGCACACTATGTGTTAATGAATGTAGAAGCGCCTCAAGAAGTCATCGACGAGCTAGAAACAACTTTCCGTTACAACGACGCAGTTCTTCGTAACGTAATCATTCGTACTAAGCACGCCATAACAGAAGCGTCCCCAATGGTTAAAGCAAAAGACGATCGTAAAGCTTTAGCTGAAGTTGAAAACAACGATTTTGAGGATGCTGAAGAGTAA
- the priB gene encoding primosomal replication protein N translates to MLKSNLNIDNRFSLIGIVASQPKRHQSPNGIYHCQFVLEHRSIQEEAGLSRQAWCKMPVQMSGNQFREKTQSITVGSQLLVVGFISSHKTANGLSQLVLHAEQIEFID, encoded by the coding sequence ATGCTGAAGAGTAATTTAAATATTGATAATCGTTTTTCGTTGATAGGCATCGTCGCGAGTCAACCAAAACGACACCAAAGTCCGAATGGCATTTATCATTGCCAATTTGTATTAGAGCATCGTTCTATACAAGAAGAAGCCGGATTAAGCCGTCAGGCGTGGTGTAAAATGCCAGTTCAAATGAGTGGCAATCAATTTAGAGAAAAAACTCAAAGCATTACGGTCGGCAGTCAGCTTTTGGTGGTGGGATTTATTAGTTCTCACAAAACCGCAAACGGTTTAAGCCAATTAGTATTACATGCCGAGCAAATCGAATTTATAGATTAG
- the rpsR gene encoding 30S ribosomal protein S18 produces the protein MARYFRRRKFCRFTAENVVEIDYKDVATLKNYITESGKIVPSRITGTRAKYQRQLARAIKRARYLALLPYTDNHQ, from the coding sequence ATGGCACGTTATTTCCGTCGTCGTAAGTTCTGCCGTTTCACAGCGGAAAATGTAGTAGAAATCGATTATAAAGATGTGGCTACATTAAAGAACTATATCACAGAGAGCGGCAAAATTGTTCCAAGCCGTATTACCGGTACTCGTGCGAAGTATCAACGTCAATTAGCGCGTGCGATTAAACGTGCACGTTATTTAGCGTTACTTCCGTACACTGACAATCATCAGTAA
- the rplI gene encoding 50S ribosomal protein L9 has product MQVILLDKVVHLGNIGDQVNVKSGFARNFLIPQGKAVMATKANIEYFEARRAELEAKAAEVLAAAQARAAKLAELGSVTIASKAGDEGRLFGSITTRDVADAVTAAGVEVAKSEVRLSTGPIRTLGDHEVKFQLHGEVFATINVIVVAE; this is encoded by the coding sequence ATGCAAGTAATTCTTTTAGATAAAGTGGTTCACCTTGGTAACATTGGTGATCAAGTGAATGTGAAATCAGGTTTTGCACGTAACTTCTTAATCCCACAAGGTAAAGCAGTTATGGCAACCAAAGCGAACATCGAGTACTTTGAAGCTCGTCGTGCTGAGTTAGAAGCGAAAGCTGCTGAAGTGTTAGCTGCGGCACAAGCACGCGCTGCGAAATTAGCAGAATTAGGTTCTGTAACTATCGCATCTAAAGCAGGTGATGAAGGTCGTTTATTCGGTTCAATCACAACGCGTGATGTGGCAGATGCAGTAACGGCTGCAGGTGTTGAAGTAGCAAAAAGTGAAGTTCGCTTATCTACAGGCCCGATTCGCACTTTAGGTGATCACGAAGTGAAATTCCAACTTCACGGTGAAGTATTTGCAACAATCAATGTGATTGTTGTTGCTGAATAA